The DNA segment CCATGGCTCGGCTGCTGGCTTGCCGTAACGACAGCTGGAACCATCGGACTCGGGTTGGCGATGGCCTTGTGGACGGATGCCTCGCTTCCTTATCCCGATGCGTTCACAACAGTGGCAAGTCTTGTTGCGCAGATCTTGCTCGCTCGACGATACGTTCAAAACTGGGGCTTCTGGATTTGCGTCGATGTCGTCGCTATTTGGGTCTATTTCACAAAAGAGCTCAATGCGACTGCGGTGCTCTACATTACGTTTATGATCCTAGCCAGTGTTGGATTAGTGATTTGGAAGAAGCAGCTGGCGAAGCAAAGAACGAACGAGGTCGCGGCATGACTTTAGGACTGACCTTAGGTAAATATGCACCGCTGCATCGCGGGCATCAATTGATTATTGAGCGAGCAATTGCCGAGAACGACCACACCATCGTAGTGATCTACGACGCACCCGAAGTCACACCCGTTCTGCTGGAAACGCGAGCCGGTTGGATCAGGAAATTGTATCCGAGCGTCGAGGTCCTCCTGGCGAAGGATGGGCCAACCGTTGTGGGCAATACCCCCGAAATCACCTCGCTCCATGACGCCTATCTGCGTCAACTTTTGAAAGGCCGAGACGTCACGCACTTCTACAGTAGTGAATTTTATGGGCATCACGTGAGTCAGGCGTTGGGGGCGATTGACTGCCGCGTTGATGACGATCGAAAGCAAATTCCTATTTCCGCAACTACAATTCGCCGAGCCCCCTATCGTTTCCGCGACTACTTGGAAACCATCGTCTACAGTGACCTAGTGACAAAGATCGTATTTCTCGGGGCCCCTTCGACGGGCAAGACAACGATCGCTCGTGAATTAGCTAAACGCTTAAAGACGAAATGGGTACCGGAGTTCGGTCGCGAGTATTGGGAGTCACATCACGTCGACCGCCGGTTAACGCTGGAGCAGCTCGCGGAGATCGCGGTCGGGCATCGCGAACGTGAGGACCAGATCATAGCGAATGCGAACCGCTATCTGTTTGTCGATACCGATGCGACTACCACGTATCAATTCTCTCTTGACTATCATGGCAAGGCGCACCCAACGGTGGCAGAGTTGGCGGACTCATGTCGTGATCGATATCGTTTCTGCTTTGTTTGCGACACAGACATCCCGTATGATGACACATGGGATCGCAGTGGCGAAGTGCACCGCGCGAATTTCCAGATGAAGATTGAATCGGATCTCATTCGCCGAAATATCGACTTTATCAAACTCTCCGGTTCGCTCCAGAGTCGTGTTAACCGGGTCATCAAAAGTCTAATGTCGCTGAATTCATGAACACATGAACAAAGTTTCAAAACGTGAAGCCATTGTCGGATGTATCCTAGGAACCGCGGTCGGCGATGCGTTGGGGTTGCCCTACGAAGGCGTTTCATCGCAAAGGGCACCTAAATTACTTGGGCCGCCCGATCGCTACCGATTCCTGTTTGGTCGCGGGATGATTTCCGACGACACCGAGCACACATGCATGGTGGCTCAGTCGCTGATTGAAGCTAACGGCGACGTTGATATCTTCACCAAACGTTTCGCCAGTCGATTGCGGTGGTGGATCTTGGCGTTTCCGGCGGGCGTTGGCAAAGCGACCGCTCGTTCGGGGATCAAATTATGGCTAGGAGCAAAACCACAAAATGCCGGAGTCTTTTCTGCAGGCAACGGCCCAGCGATGCGAGCCGCGGTTTTTGGTGCGGCGATCGACGATTGTACGTTATTGCTGCATATGGTGCGAGCATCTTCACGGCTGACGCACAGTGATCCGAAAGCCGAATACGGAGCAATCGCCGTAGCGTTGGCAGCGAAGCACTCAAGGGATAACGAAACCGCAGACGCGAATCTATGGCTCGAGCAAGTTGCCGAAGCCGTCGGCAACGAAGGAGTCGAATTAACGGATCTGCTTCGCAAAGCGGACCAGAGCATCCGAACTGGAGAATCCACACCCGACTTTGCACAAGGTCTGGGGCTGGGCAAAGGCGTCACCGGATACACCTACCACACAGTTCCAGTCGCGATCCATGCTTGGCTAGCACACCCCAAAGACTTTCGCCAAGCTGTCGCCACCATCATCCGCTGCGGAGGCGACGCCGACACGACCGCCGCGATCGTTGGTGGCATTGTTGGAGCAGGCGTCGGTCGTGAGGGCGGGGAAGGGAATATTCCCGAAGAGTGGATCGATGGCCTGTGCGAATGGCCGCGGAGCGTAACATGGATGCGTTCACTCGGCGAATCGCTGGCCGCCTCAATCGATGCAAATCCGACCACTGGCACAAAGCCTCCCTCCATCAATCCGCTCGGAGTCCTACTTCGCAATCTACTGTTCCTTCTAGTCGTCCTCTTTCACGGCTTTCGACGGCTTGCCCCGCCTTACTAAAGACCACAAATTCATAAATCGTCATCCGCAACAAAATCAAAGCCAACCTCAATCTGCAAGTCCAACAACCTGCGCTAACTGAGCCTTCCCTACCGTCTTCACTCGATTTCTCAGTGACTTAGTCTTCTTGGCCTTTTACCAACTTACCTCGCACGTCCACGAATAAGAAACGAATGTTGATCGGCTTCTGCCTTTCAAGTTAACACTGTGATTCGGATACCTTCTTTTCAAATGTTGTTTTGCCGATTTGGGCCAATGAAAGATCTCATCGACTATACTTATCCAACGATTCGACCAGCATTTGGATTTCTTAGGGCAATGATCGCGGCATGACAGACAGTAAGCACAACGGCGGGCAGCAACAAAGCGAAAACGCAAGCGACAATGAACTGGACAGTCCTTGTTCCTGCTCGATTGAAGTCGTCGCTGAAGAGTGTTTCAATTATGCGGCTTGGCAGAACGCAGTGCCATTGTTACGTGAGTTAAAAGTCGTCAATTCCACAGATTCAGATCTGGCGTCACTCAAGGTTGAACTGACTGCGAATCCTGCGTTTGTTTCAAATCATGTATGGAGCATTGACCGGGTCGGTGCCAACAGTGAAGTTTGCATCAAAAACATTGACATCCAAATTCAGGCCGATTATCTGGATGGACTGGACGAAGCGATTCGTGGCACGCTTGCGTTTAGAATACTCAGGGGCGACGATGAGCTAACAGCAACCCATCATGAACTGCGAGTACTCGCTCGCGATGAATGGGGTGGTGTGACGGCAATGGGCGAATTACTGCCAGCCTTTGTAACCCCAAATGATCCGGCACTTGCACCATTGCTAAAGTCGGCCGCAGCCTCAATGCAGCTTCATGGCCATTCGCCAGCGTTAGATGGATACCAATCAGACGACCCGAACCGCGTTTATCTGCTAACTGCAGCATTGTGGTCGGCAGTCGCTGAGAAAGCGCTGACCTATGCCAATCCACCAAGCAGTTTTGAACGAGTTGGACAGAAAACTAGAAGAGTATCGGCAGTGTTGGCCGATGGTTTGGCGACTTGCTTGGACTCAACCCTCCTGTTTGCTGCTGGACTGGAAGCGATCGGGTTGAACGCTGTTTTGGTAATGGTACAAGGCCATTGCTTTGTCGGTGTCTGGCTGATCGACAAATCGCTGTCGAAACGGATTTCAACGGATCCGAGTGAGTTGCGCAAAGCTTACGTTGCGAAAGAGTTCGTCGTATTTGAGACAACCATGGTTACTCAACGGCCTCCCGCGATGTTCAACGATGCCGTAGCCGTGGCGGTCGACGCAATCAGTGAGGCAAAGGAATACGAGTTCGTCGCAGCGATCGACGTAGCGCGCGCTCGCATGTCACAGGTCCGCCCGCTCGCGTCTCACGGCAAGCGGTCAGAGGTGATAGAGAAAGCCAGTGAAAATGGCCCTCTGCCGTTGCCAGCTTCGCCTGGGTTTAAGACACCAACAATAGACGACGATCCAATTCCGCAAACACCAGCGGGCCGCATCGATCGCTGGCAACGCAAACTCCTGGATCTATCGCTACGGAATCGTCTGCTGAATTTCAAAACGAACAAGCAAACCGTACCGGTGCTGTGCCCTGATGTTTCGCGTTTGGAAGACCGGTTGGCTAGCGGCGGACGACTGCGGCTAGTATCACTGGTCGACGAGAATCAAGTGGCAGACCGAGATTCCAAGCTCTTCCAAGACCGAACTCAAAAGGACGTCGATCGAGAGTTTGCGAGAGAGGCATTGGCACGCGACGAAATTGCCTGCCAACTTGGAGCAAACGACCTTGATCGGCGTCTGACCACCCTATTCAGAAAGGCGAAAAACGATCTCGCAGAGGGCGGATCCAATACTCTGTATCTCGCGGTCGGTTTTTTGCGTTGGAAACAACAGGCTTCTACGTCGAGTACCTATCGGGCTCCTTTGCTGCTTATCCCCATCAAATTGACTCGCCGTAGTGCTTCATCGCCGTTTCACCTCAGCCATCACGATGACGATGTTCGATTCAACGCAACACTGTTGCAGTTGCTAAAAAAAGACTTCGACTGCGATTTAACGAATTTGGAATCAGACCTACCGACCGACGATAGCGGCGTGGATGTCCCCAAAGTACTTGGACGCGTTCGACGTGCCGTGCGTGACATTCCAGGGTTTGAAGTAGTCGAAGAAGTAGCAGTCGGATCATTTTCATTCGCGAAGTACTTGATGTGGAAAGACCTAGCTGAACGCGTCGATCAACTGGAAAAAAATCGCGTAGTTCGCCATTTGGTTCGAGACCCAGACAAGGCATTTTCGTCGGATGTGGGTTCACCGATGCCGAAACCATTCGAGATCGACACGCGTTACCGACCGGTAGATGTGGTGCACCCGTTACCAGCGGATTCGTCGCAATTGGCCGCCGTGATGGCCGCATCGGAAGGCCATGATTTGGTGATTGTCGGCCCGCCCGGTACCGGCAAGAGCCAGACGATAGCGAACCTAATTGCGCAGTGTTTATCCGTTGGCAAAACGGTATTGTTCGTTGCCGAAAAAACAGCGGCTCTTGACGTCGTGCATCGACGATTGAAGGAACACGGTTTAGGCGACTGCTGTGTTGAGTTGCATTCCAACAAGGCAGAACGCCGGCGGATGCTAGCCCAGCTTGAGGCGTCCTGGAAGCGAAGAGAGCGTCCAACCAAAGACAATTGGTTAGAAGTAAGTGAACGTCTAAAGATTCGGCGTGACGAACTGAATGCTTACGTTCAGGCAATTCATGCCACCCACGAGAATGGCTGGACCGTTTACGACGCCATGGGCGTGAGTGTCCGTGATCGTTCATTTCCTGCCGTTCAACTAGATTGGCCGCGAACGACGATCCATGATCGCGATGAATATAAGGCGCTGCACCAGTGTGTCGAAGATTTGTCGATCGCTTGGTCAGCATTGCCCCAAAGTGCAAATCTTGGGCGAGTTTGCGCTAGCGAATGGTCGATGGGATGGGAGACTGACTTTCTATCCTGTTGCGACGAACTAAAGCACGCTTCGACTGTCCTATCGGATTCGGTTGCGGCGCTTTCGACATCACTCGGGCTTTCGCTTGGAGATGACATTGTTGCTAAGCAGTTTCAAGCGGTCTATCGATTCACCAAAGAACTAGCAGCCGAGCGTCTTCCGCCAAGTGAGTTACTGCTTAACGATGAACTTGAATCATTAAAGTCAAAATTGGACGAGAGAAGTCATCTGCTTAATCAATACGATTCCGCAGAACGCGAACTGAACTCGGTAGTCATGAAGTTCGCAGCGTTGCTTGGTAGCGAAGAAACCTCCGACGTCCCCGAATCGACTCGTCCAGCACTCTATCGACTGGCAAACACAGTCGTACGGGGCGACCTACCACCAGACGCACTGGTTTTCCACACAAATTTTGACACCTTGCCTAACCTTCTTGCCGAACGCAAAAGGTTACTGGAACTGCGAGATGAAACGGCTAGAGCACTAACGGCTCGACAGTTTGATCCGGTGTTGATTGCAAAAATCAAACTTGAAGAAATAGAATCGGAATGGCAGAAAGCGAACAGTTCGTTCTGGCCGCTTTCAACCCTGCGAACCAAAGCGGTTGTGAAACGACTTAAGTCTACCATGTCCCCCAACGGAGAACCGAACCCAGAACTGGATCTATCTCTCCTTTGTGAGCAACGCGATCACATCTCCACGTTGAATGAAAACCTATTGTCTCTTGGCTTACCTGATGACCTTCAATCGATCGTTCAAGAAAATCCTTCGGGTTTGGACTTAGCGCTGCAGACCGCAGAAAGAATACGCACGAAGATAAAGGAAAGCGGATGGCTGCTTGAAACCGTAGCGAAGGCTTCGAGAGGATCCTTAAAGACGATTCGGGATGCGGCTAAAAGGCTGTATCCACCGGGGCAGAGACTGGAAAAGACCAAGGTATTGCTACGAGAGAATCTTGAATCACTTGGCCTGAAGAAAACGCTAACTGAGAAGGTTGACAAGGACGCTTCGGCACTCGAGACAGAACTCGAAGCAGCACTGCGAATTCGCGACGCATCGCGCACAATCGGCTTGGACAATGATAGCCTGCAGCGGGTGATAGAAGCCACAGCCGATGAACGTGTCAAGCATGTCAAAAAGTTTCAGCAAGATGCAAAAACGCTCGGTAATGCGTGGAAAGCTTATACGAAAATCGCTGGTATAACTCCAGCGTCGAACGAAACAACCCGCATGGCTAACGATGCGTTGGAGCAGGCTGAACGCGTTCTAAACAACCGAAAAATGCTGAAGCAATGGGTTATGTGGACGGCCGCAACAAACCGTGCGAAGAGTCTCGGACTGAACTCGTTTTGCGACTCACTGGTCAGCGGCGATACTAATTCGAAAGACTTATCAGAACAGTTCCGATTGGCTTATGCCCGATGGTGGCTTCCTATTGCCGTGGATAAATCTGATTCCCTACGGACGTTTGGGCGTGTGCAACACGAAGAGACCATTCGAGAATTCTGCAGACTGGATGAACTTGCACGCCAAGCGGCTGCACCACGCGCGAAACAGGCGATCTACCATGACCTGCCTAACTCCAATGATGTACCACGAAAGTCGGAACTTGGACTGTTGCGACATCAAATGGGGCTGAAACGCCCGAGCAAGTCGATTCGCGAAATGATCTCAGGGATGCCAAATTCATTTAACAAACTGGCACCTTGCTTGATGATGTCACCACTATCCATTGCACAGTACTTACCGACAGACCAAGAATTATTTGACGTCGTCGTGTTTGATGAAGCATCACAAATTCCGACTTGGGACGCTATCGGGGCCATCGCCCGGGGAAAGCAGACGATTATCGTTGGCGATCCGAAACAACTTCCGCCTACAAACTTCTTTGGGAAAACAGAAGACGACGAAGAAAATGACGAAATTGACGAGTGTGAGAAGGATCTTGAGAGCATCCTGGACGAGGCACAAGCGTCCGGTCT comes from the Roseimaritima multifibrata genome and includes:
- a CDS encoding ADP-ribosylglycohydrolase family protein encodes the protein MNKVSKREAIVGCILGTAVGDALGLPYEGVSSQRAPKLLGPPDRYRFLFGRGMISDDTEHTCMVAQSLIEANGDVDIFTKRFASRLRWWILAFPAGVGKATARSGIKLWLGAKPQNAGVFSAGNGPAMRAAVFGAAIDDCTLLLHMVRASSRLTHSDPKAEYGAIAVALAAKHSRDNETADANLWLEQVAEAVGNEGVELTDLLRKADQSIRTGESTPDFAQGLGLGKGVTGYTYHTVPVAIHAWLAHPKDFRQAVATIIRCGGDADTTAAIVGGIVGAGVGREGGEGNIPEEWIDGLCEWPRSVTWMRSLGESLAASIDANPTTGTKPPSINPLGVLLRNLLFLLVVLFHGFRRLAPPY
- a CDS encoding AAA family ATPase → MTLGLTLGKYAPLHRGHQLIIERAIAENDHTIVVIYDAPEVTPVLLETRAGWIRKLYPSVEVLLAKDGPTVVGNTPEITSLHDAYLRQLLKGRDVTHFYSSEFYGHHVSQALGAIDCRVDDDRKQIPISATTIRRAPYRFRDYLETIVYSDLVTKIVFLGAPSTGKTTIARELAKRLKTKWVPEFGREYWESHHVDRRLTLEQLAEIAVGHREREDQIIANANRYLFVDTDATTTYQFSLDYHGKAHPTVAELADSCRDRYRFCFVCDTDIPYDDTWDRSGEVHRANFQMKIESDLIRRNIDFIKLSGSLQSRVNRVIKSLMSLNS
- a CDS encoding DUF3320 domain-containing protein, which codes for MTDSKHNGGQQQSENASDNELDSPCSCSIEVVAEECFNYAAWQNAVPLLRELKVVNSTDSDLASLKVELTANPAFVSNHVWSIDRVGANSEVCIKNIDIQIQADYLDGLDEAIRGTLAFRILRGDDELTATHHELRVLARDEWGGVTAMGELLPAFVTPNDPALAPLLKSAAASMQLHGHSPALDGYQSDDPNRVYLLTAALWSAVAEKALTYANPPSSFERVGQKTRRVSAVLADGLATCLDSTLLFAAGLEAIGLNAVLVMVQGHCFVGVWLIDKSLSKRISTDPSELRKAYVAKEFVVFETTMVTQRPPAMFNDAVAVAVDAISEAKEYEFVAAIDVARARMSQVRPLASHGKRSEVIEKASENGPLPLPASPGFKTPTIDDDPIPQTPAGRIDRWQRKLLDLSLRNRLLNFKTNKQTVPVLCPDVSRLEDRLASGGRLRLVSLVDENQVADRDSKLFQDRTQKDVDREFAREALARDEIACQLGANDLDRRLTTLFRKAKNDLAEGGSNTLYLAVGFLRWKQQASTSSTYRAPLLLIPIKLTRRSASSPFHLSHHDDDVRFNATLLQLLKKDFDCDLTNLESDLPTDDSGVDVPKVLGRVRRAVRDIPGFEVVEEVAVGSFSFAKYLMWKDLAERVDQLEKNRVVRHLVRDPDKAFSSDVGSPMPKPFEIDTRYRPVDVVHPLPADSSQLAAVMAASEGHDLVIVGPPGTGKSQTIANLIAQCLSVGKTVLFVAEKTAALDVVHRRLKEHGLGDCCVELHSNKAERRRMLAQLEASWKRRERPTKDNWLEVSERLKIRRDELNAYVQAIHATHENGWTVYDAMGVSVRDRSFPAVQLDWPRTTIHDRDEYKALHQCVEDLSIAWSALPQSANLGRVCASEWSMGWETDFLSCCDELKHASTVLSDSVAALSTSLGLSLGDDIVAKQFQAVYRFTKELAAERLPPSELLLNDELESLKSKLDERSHLLNQYDSAERELNSVVMKFAALLGSEETSDVPESTRPALYRLANTVVRGDLPPDALVFHTNFDTLPNLLAERKRLLELRDETARALTARQFDPVLIAKIKLEEIESEWQKANSSFWPLSTLRTKAVVKRLKSTMSPNGEPNPELDLSLLCEQRDHISTLNENLLSLGLPDDLQSIVQENPSGLDLALQTAERIRTKIKESGWLLETVAKASRGSLKTIRDAAKRLYPPGQRLEKTKVLLRENLESLGLKKTLTEKVDKDASALETELEAALRIRDASRTIGLDNDSLQRVIEATADERVKHVKKFQQDAKTLGNAWKAYTKIAGITPASNETTRMANDALEQAERVLNNRKMLKQWVMWTAATNRAKSLGLNSFCDSLVSGDTNSKDLSEQFRLAYARWWLPIAVDKSDSLRTFGRVQHEETIREFCRLDELARQAAAPRAKQAIYHDLPNSNDVPRKSELGLLRHQMGLKRPSKSIREMISGMPNSFNKLAPCLMMSPLSIAQYLPTDQELFDVVVFDEASQIPTWDAIGAIARGKQTIIVGDPKQLPPTNFFGKTEDDEENDEIDECEKDLESILDEAQASGLPTLQLNWHYRSRHESLIAFSNWHYYNNELVTFPAAHSEERGVSLVHVADGIYDRGKSRSNRKEADAIVDELVVRMKRCMQKSEEERLTYGVVTFNSQQQTLIQDLLDEALRNSPELEWFFSDERIEPTAVKNLENVQGDERDVMYFSITFGKDITGKFPVDFGALNRTGGERRLNVAITRARVALCVYASFLPDELRAERSGARGVHDLKSFLNYAHRGFQSIAEQNEGSVGDYESPLEEAVAQALIERGWQVEPQIGVSGFRIDLGVIHPDRPGAYLAGVECDGATYHRSAVARDRDKTRQLVLENLGWNIARVWSTDWWYDPDTAIDALQQELEKLLEASKHEIPPLPKNAPQTNAVSDLLPDDTTQFNDSDSDEPANEPQQPQEIPDRSEVFAAATEISLVSENRDAQKSTSETSKCRTSSERKLYQPLMLEDATDRQAEFFDESYTETIRQMALAVVDAEGPVRDDLVAKRIARVHGFARTAAKIKQRIMATIPELTKTKESAGNFLWANENPDQSIPFRYAGKGDERRRLDEIPIQELFGLIQSERHLLDSEDPALALAREIGLARLSKSARERIETAIESKLGSSI
- the pnuC gene encoding nicotinamide riboside transporter PnuC, with the translated sequence MNLIELTATGFGFLCVLLTIRRSVWCWPTGLIQVLLFIIIFYNAKLYSDLLLHVIYVFLQFYGWYHWTRVDAGNRNLVVKSLAIPWLGCWLAVTTAGTIGLGLAMALWTDASLPYPDAFTTVASLVAQILLARRYVQNWGFWICVDVVAIWVYFTKELNATAVLYITFMILASVGLVIWKKQLAKQRTNEVAA